One Microcaecilia unicolor chromosome 4, aMicUni1.1, whole genome shotgun sequence genomic region harbors:
- the PCDH9 gene encoding protocadherin-9, with product MDLRDVYLLAALIACLRPEAALAQELIYTIREELPDNVPIGNIAKDLNISQLSGASLVYRLVSKAGDVPLVRVASGTGELFTTSNRIDREKLCSTGATSSSSLEDSECSFELEVVILPNDFFRLIKIKIVVKDSNDNAPMFPSTVINISIPENTLLNSRFPIPSALDPDTGHNGVQRYELLNGQGAFGLDVVETPEGDKWPQLIVQQSLDREQKDTYVMKIKVEDGGSPQRSSTAILQVTVSDVNDNKPVFRESQLEVHIPENAPVGTSVVQLHATDADVGTNAEVRYIFGTQVSSVAKRLFALNSTTGLITVQRPLDREDMALHKVTVLATDGSSTPARATVAINVTDVNDNPPNIDLRYIISPINGTVYLSEKDPINTKIALITVSDRDTDVNGKVICFIEREVPFHLKAVYDNQYLLETSSLLDYEGTKEFSFKIVAADTGKPSLNQTALVRVELEDENDNPPIFSQPVIELSVSENNRRGLYLTTISATDEDSGKNADIVYQLGPNASFFDLDRKTGVLTASRVFDREEQERFIFTVTARDNGTPPLQSQAAVIVTVLDENDNSPKFTHNHFQFFVSENLPKYSTVGVITVTDADAGENKAVTLSILNDNENFVLDPYSGVIKSNVSFDREQQSSYTFDVKAVDGGQPPRSSTARVTINVMDVNDNSPVVIFPPSNTSFKVVPLSAIPGSVVAEVFAVDTDTGMNAELKYTIVSGNSKGLFRIDPVTGNITLEEKPTLLDVGLHRLVVNISDLGYPKSLHTLVLVFLYVNETAGNASYIYDLIRRTMETPLDRNIGDSSQPYQNEDYLTIMIAIVAGAMVVIVVIFVTVLVRCRHASRFKAAQRSKQGAEWMSPNQENKQNKKKKRKKRKSPKSSLLNFVTIEESKPDEAVHEPINGTISLPAELEEQSIGRFDWGTAPPTTFKPSSPDLAKHYKSASPQSAFHLKADTPVSVKKHHVIQELPLDNTFVGGCDTLSKRSSTSSDHFSASECSSQGGFKTKGPLHSRQVKEHFYWSISTAYKCPINQY from the coding sequence ATGGACCTAAGGGATGTCTACCTGTTGGCTGCCCTGATCGCTTGCCTGAGGCCAGAGGCGGCACTTGCCCAGGAGCTCATCTACACCATCCGGGAGGAGCTGCCCGACAACGTGCCCATCGGCAACATTGCCAAGGACCTGAACATTTCACAGTTGAGCGGTGCCAGCCTGGTCTACCGCCTGGTCTCCAAAGCCGGGGATGTGCCACTGGTAAGGGTGGCGAGTGGTACAGGCGAGCTCTTTACCACCTCCAACCGGATTGATCGTGAGAAGCTGTGCAGCACTGGTGCCACCTCCTCCTCATCCTTGGAGGATAGTGAGTGCTCTTTTGAGCTGGAAGTGGTCATCTTGCCCAACGACTTCTTCCGTCTCATCAAAATCAAGATCGTGGTGAAGGACAGTAATGATAATGCCCCCATGTTCCCCTCCACTGTTATCAACATCTCCATCCCTGAGAACACACTGCTCAATAGTCGCTTCCCTATCCCCTCTGCCCTGGATCCCGACACGGGCCACAATGGGGTGCAGCGATATGAGCTGCTCAATGGCCAAGGCGCCTTTGGACTGGATGTGGTGGAGACACCCGAGGGTGACAAGTGGCCACAACTCATTGTGCAGCAGAGCTTGGACCGTGAGCAGAAGGACACTTATGTGATGAAGATTAAGGTGGAGGACGGTGGCAGCCCACAAAGGTCCAGCACAGCCATCCTGCAGGTCACCGTCAGCGATGTAAATGACAACAAGCCTGTGTTCAGAGAGAGCCAGTTGGAGGTGCATATCCCTGAGAACGCACCTGTGGGCACCTCCGTGGTGCAGCTGCATGCCACTGATGCCGATGTGGGCACGAACGCTGAGGTCAGGTACATCTTTGGCACACAGGTGTCTTCCGTCGCCAAAAGGCTTTTTGCCTTGAACAGCACCACTGGGCTGATCACAGTGCAGAGGCCCCTAGACAGGGAGGACATGGCCTTGCACAAGGTCACTGTCCTTGCTACTGATGGCAGCTCCACACCTGCCCGAGCCACTGTTGCCATCAATGTGACTGATGTGAACGATAACCCTCCCAATATAGATCTCAGATACATTATTAGTCCTATCAATGGCACTGTGTACCTGTCTGAAAAAGATCCTATCAATACCAAGATTGCACTGATTACAGTCTCAGACAGGGACACTGATGTGAATGGCAAAGTCATCTGTTTCATTGAAAGAGAGGTGCCATTTCACTTGAAAGCGGTCTATGACAACCAGTACTTGCTAGAGACCTCTTCCTTGCTGGACTATGAAGGCACCAAAGAATTCAGCTTTAAAATAGTGGCTGCTGATACTGGGAAGCCCAGTTTGAACCAGACTGCCCTGGTAAGAGTTGAGCTGGAGGATGAAAATGACAACCCTCCCATTTTCAGCCAGCCGGTAATTGAGCTGTCAGTTTCTGAAAACAATCGGCGAGGACTGTACCTGACCACAATCAGTGCCACTGACGAAGACAGTGGGAAGAATGCAGACATTGTTTATCAGCTCGGACCTAATGCCTCTTTCTTTGATCTGGACAGAAAGACTGGAGTTCTCACAGCCTCCAGAGTCTTTGACAGAGAGGAGCAGGAACGTTTTATTTTTACAGTCACTGCTCGAGACAATGGCACCCCTCCGCTCCAGAGTCAAGCGGCTGTGATTGTGACTGTCCTAGATGAAAATGACAACAGTCCCAAGTTCACACACAACCACTTTCAGTTTTTTGTGTCTGAGAACTTGCCAAAGTATAGCACCGTGGGAGTGATCACGGTGACGGATGCAGATGCAGGAGAAAATAAAGCAGTGACCCTCTCCATTCTAAATGACAATGAAAACTTTGTGCTGGATCCTTACTCTGGAGTTATAAAATCAAATGTATCCTTTGACAGGGAACAGCAGAGCTCCTATACTTTTGATGTCAAGGCTGTTGATGGTGGACAGCCTCCACGATCTTCCACTGCCAGAGTAACGATAAATGTTATGGATGTCAATGATAACAGCCCAGTGGTTATCTTCCCACCCTCCAATACTTCTTTTAAGGTAGTGCCTCTGTCCGCCATACCAGGCTCTGTGGTTGCAGAGGTGTTTGCTGTGGATACTGATACAGGCATGAACGCTGAACTCAAATACACCATTGTAAGTGGCAATAGTAAAGGTCTATTTCGAATTGATCCAGTAACAGGCAATATTACGCTAGAAGAAAAACCTACTCTACTCGATGTGGGCCTGCATCGTTTGGTAGTAAACATCAGCGATCTGGGTTATCCTAAATCTTTGCACACCCTAGTGCTGGTATTTCTATATGTGAACGAAACTGCTGGAAACGCTTCTTACATTTATGATTTGATACGCAGGACTATGGAGACACCCTTGGACAGGAACATAGGGGACAGCAGCCAGCCGTACCAGAATGAAGACTACCTCACGATCATGATTGCAATAGTGGCAGGTGCCATGGTAGTCATAGTAGTGATATTTGTCACTGTCCTGGTCCGCTGTCGGCACGCGTCAAGGTTCAAAGCTGCCCAGAGGAGCAAGCAGGGGGCCGAGTGGATGTCTCCAAATCAGGAGAACAAGCAGaacaagaagaagaaaaggaagaaaaggaagtcTCCTAAGAGCTCTCTTTTGAACTTTGTTACCATTGAGGAGTCCAAACCAGATGAAGCAGTCCATGAACCTATCAACGGGACAATAAGCCTTCCAGCTGAGCTGGAGGAACAGAGCATAGGAAGATTTGACTGGGGCACAGCACCACCAACAACCTTTAAACCGAGCAGTCCCGATCTAGCAAAGCATTACAAGTCTGCctctccacagtctgcttttcaTCTGAAAGCAGACACACCGGTGTCTGTGAAAAAGCATCATGTGATTCAGGAACTCCCTTTGGACAACACTTTTGTTGGGGGCTGTGATACCCTCTCCAAACGCTCTTCCACTAGTTCAGATCACTTCAGTGCCTCAGAGTGCAGCTCCCAGGGAGGCTTCAAGACAAAGGGCCCCTTACACAGCAGACAGGTAAAGGAGCACTTTTACTGGTCTATAAGTACTGCATACAAGTGCCCGATCAACCAGTATTAA